The following proteins are encoded in a genomic region of uncultured Hyphomonas sp.:
- a CDS encoding serine hydrolase domain-containing protein: MDIDRRALIGGVALSASYLAACQKSANSAKGAELPQSAAVSDDDITGPLRAYVEQHRAAWGLPGMTVALVTRDGYEAVVTSGHADLEQDIPVRPDHLFQVGSISKMFTALAAWSLVDDGLLSLDANLLDTLKGIQVRDGEDIHLQHLLDHTSGLPSDSALFPEGGLWTGFRPGTEWSYSNCGYRLAGKIIAAADGRLFPEVVQARVLDKIGMSDSTAALRVADRSRYAQGYEPALTDRLNPLPPRMSPASWVDSDSAAGNIAATPGDMVKFLRFMIDLADGKGGPVLSDEAAKRFLADPVEGWGHGSGYRNGVAWVDAGGRTYLHHTGGMISFSSSLHIDPEAGVAAFASSNVHYSLNYRPKSVTVHACDLMRAVQEGTAAPSPPPPQAVLELPEQYAGDFIAANGDRFTVAVAGPDIRLRKNGRDSTLYRAADRLFATDDPDHAVTGLVIESEDGKAVRAWCGDVEYLVDPDMGYKLPAPDALRVLAGRYDNDDRWAGPIYVYARDGKLLLGNIVELVKGEGDFWRTKDATSPEQIRFDGRINGVPQRMLFSGIPYIRRFS; the protein is encoded by the coding sequence ATGGATATCGATCGCAGGGCGTTGATTGGCGGAGTCGCGCTCTCGGCCAGTTATCTGGCCGCCTGCCAGAAGAGCGCGAACTCGGCCAAGGGGGCTGAGCTTCCGCAATCGGCGGCCGTTTCCGATGATGACATCACCGGTCCGCTCAGGGCCTATGTCGAACAGCATCGCGCCGCCTGGGGGCTACCGGGCATGACTGTGGCGCTGGTCACGCGCGACGGGTACGAGGCCGTGGTCACATCAGGGCATGCTGATCTGGAGCAGGATATTCCGGTCCGTCCGGACCATTTGTTCCAGGTCGGGTCGATCTCGAAAATGTTCACGGCGCTTGCGGCATGGTCGCTTGTCGACGACGGCCTTCTGTCCCTCGATGCGAACCTGCTGGACACGCTGAAGGGGATTCAGGTCCGGGACGGCGAAGATATTCATCTCCAGCACTTGCTGGATCACACATCCGGCTTGCCGAGCGATTCCGCTCTGTTTCCGGAGGGCGGTCTCTGGACAGGGTTCAGGCCGGGGACGGAGTGGTCCTACTCGAACTGCGGGTACCGGCTGGCGGGGAAAATCATCGCGGCGGCTGACGGGCGCCTCTTTCCGGAGGTCGTTCAGGCGCGCGTCCTCGACAAGATCGGCATGTCGGACAGCACGGCGGCCCTACGGGTGGCGGACCGTTCGCGCTACGCCCAGGGGTATGAACCTGCGCTCACCGACCGCTTGAATCCGTTGCCGCCCCGTATGAGTCCGGCGTCATGGGTCGATAGCGACAGTGCAGCAGGCAATATCGCCGCCACACCAGGCGACATGGTGAAATTCCTCCGTTTCATGATCGACCTTGCGGACGGAAAAGGCGGGCCGGTCCTGTCCGATGAGGCGGCGAAGCGGTTCCTCGCCGATCCAGTTGAGGGCTGGGGGCATGGCTCCGGATACAGGAATGGCGTCGCCTGGGTGGATGCCGGTGGCCGGACTTACCTGCACCATACCGGCGGCATGATTTCATTCAGTTCGTCCCTCCATATCGACCCGGAGGCCGGTGTGGCGGCGTTTGCCTCGTCCAATGTCCATTATTCTTTGAACTACCGGCCCAAAAGCGTAACCGTACACGCCTGCGACCTGATGCGGGCGGTGCAGGAGGGTACGGCGGCGCCTTCACCGCCGCCGCCACAGGCCGTACTTGAATTGCCGGAACAGTATGCAGGTGATTTCATCGCTGCGAACGGGGACCGGTTCACAGTCGCGGTGGCCGGACCGGATATCCGCCTGCGGAAGAATGGCCGGGACAGCACGTTGTATCGCGCCGCCGATCGCCTGTTCGCCACGGACGATCCCGACCATGCTGTGACCGGCCTTGTTATTGAGTCGGAGGACGGCAAGGCGGTACGGGCCTGGTGCGGTGACGTCGAATACCTTGTCGATCCTGACATGGGGTACAAGCTGCCTGCGCCGGACGCGCTCCGCGTGCTGGCAGGCCGATACGACAATGACGACCGCTGGGCAGGCCCCATCTATGTCTATGCGCGTGACGGCAAGCTCCTGCTTGGCAACATCGTGGAGCTCGTGAAGGGAGAAGGCGACTTCTGGCGCACGAAGGATGCCACCTCACCGGAACAGATCCGCTTTGACGGCAGGATCAACGGCGTGCCGCAGAGAATGCTCTTCTCCGGTATTCCCTACATCCGGCGGTTCAGCTAG
- a CDS encoding class I SAM-dependent methyltransferase, producing MSDMNTANPDMAALWNGPGARSWIAAQAVLDQAFHGFEALLADMAAEAGARAVLDVGCGTGATTRAIARRIAPDGTALGLDLSAPMIGHAEKLAEMEGSPARFLAGDAQTHNFPAAGFDLIVSRFGVMFFSGPVDAFANLRHAAKPGAALAMLSWRSIEENPFMTVAERAAAPLLPDLPKRGGGPGQFAFADREHVHGILNAAGWTDISSDALDMRCAFPAEALDTYLSLMGPVGQLLAKSDDATRDRVLSAIRDGFSEYISGPDIQFTAACWLTRATA from the coding sequence ATGAGCGACATGAATACGGCAAATCCCGACATGGCAGCACTTTGGAACGGCCCCGGTGCGCGCAGTTGGATTGCCGCGCAGGCTGTACTGGACCAGGCTTTCCACGGCTTCGAAGCACTGCTGGCTGACATGGCGGCGGAGGCCGGCGCCCGCGCGGTGCTGGATGTCGGCTGCGGCACTGGCGCCACGACGCGCGCCATCGCCCGCCGGATCGCTCCGGACGGCACGGCGCTCGGCCTGGACCTGTCTGCCCCGATGATCGGGCATGCTGAAAAGCTGGCGGAGATGGAAGGCTCCCCTGCCCGCTTCCTCGCCGGGGATGCGCAGACCCACAACTTTCCGGCGGCCGGCTTCGACCTCATCGTCTCCCGTTTCGGCGTGATGTTCTTTTCCGGCCCCGTTGACGCTTTCGCAAACCTCCGCCATGCGGCAAAGCCTGGCGCGGCACTCGCCATGCTCTCCTGGCGGAGCATCGAGGAGAACCCGTTCATGACGGTAGCTGAGCGCGCGGCCGCGCCTCTTTTGCCAGACCTGCCAAAGCGCGGCGGCGGTCCCGGCCAGTTCGCTTTCGCAGACCGGGAACATGTCCACGGCATCCTGAACGCAGCTGGCTGGACCGACATCTCCAGCGACGCACTCGATATGCGCTGCGCCTTTCCGGCTGAGGCGCTCGACACCTATCTCAGTCTTATGGGCCCGGTCGGACAGCTGCTGGCAAAATCAGACGATGCCACGCGCGACCGTGTGCTTTCGGCCATCCGGGATGGCTTCAGCGAATACATCTCCGGCCCGGATATTCAGTTCACAGCCGCCTGCTGGCTGACCCGCGCAACCGCCTAG
- a CDS encoding helix-turn-helix domain-containing protein, which produces MKDPDISEVAKQSGVPASTLRYYEEKGLIAPTGRRGLRRTFDPEVFERLGLIALGRASGFTLDEIAAMMSPDGPRIDRRRLVEKADELDEKIRQLTVMRDGLRHASACRAPSHMECPSFRRILRAATTGRIAPHGKTVPGK; this is translated from the coding sequence ATGAAAGATCCGGATATTTCAGAAGTTGCAAAACAGTCCGGTGTCCCGGCTTCGACGCTGCGGTATTATGAGGAAAAGGGGTTGATCGCTCCGACTGGCCGCCGCGGTCTGAGGCGTACTTTCGATCCGGAAGTGTTCGAGAGGCTGGGCCTCATCGCGCTCGGCCGGGCGTCCGGCTTCACGCTGGACGAGATCGCCGCCATGATGTCACCGGACGGGCCGCGTATCGATCGGCGGCGGCTTGTTGAAAAGGCCGACGAACTCGACGAGAAAATCCGCCAGCTGACCGTCATGCGCGACGGCTTGCGCCACGCTTCGGCCTGCCGCGCGCCCAGCCATATGGAATGCCCGAGTTTCCGGCGGATCCTGAGGGCAGCCACGACGGGCAGAATTGCGCCACACGGGAAGACCGTTCCGGGAAAGTAG
- the lepA gene encoding translation elongation factor 4, translating to MTPRDKIRNFSIIAHIDHGKSTLADRLIQTCGGLTDREMKEQVLDSMDIEKERGITIKAQTVRLNYTAKDGETYVLNLMDTPGHVDFSYEVSRCLAACEGALLVVDASQGVEAQTLANVYQAIDQDLEIVPVLNKVDLPAADVQRVKDQIEDIIGLDASDAIETSAKTGLGITDALEAIVTRLPPPESGDPDAPLKAALVDAYYDPYLGVVVIVRVHDGVLKAKQKIRMMRTGGTYEIDKVGTFNPKLTEVEGLGPGEVGYFVASIKEVGDTAIGDTITEERRPAEKALPGYKDVQPVVFCGLFPMDAGDFDDLRAAMGKLRLNDASFTWEMETSAALGMGFRCGFLGLLHLEIIQERLSREFDLDLIATAPSVVYQMTMTDGTEIELHNPADMPEVTKIKEIREPWINATIYTPDEYLGAILKLCQDRRGIQTELSYVGGRALVKYELPLNEVVFDFYDRLKSISRGYASFDYEIIGHRAENLVKLQILVNDEPVDALAMLVHRDRAESRGRQMCERLKDLIPRQMFKIPIQAAIGGKVIARETLSALRKDVTAKCYGGDASRKRKLLDKQAAGKKRMRQFGKVEIPQEAFVAALRMDGD from the coding sequence ATGACACCTCGTGACAAAATCCGGAATTTCTCCATCATCGCCCATATCGACCACGGCAAGTCGACGCTGGCGGACCGCCTGATTCAGACCTGCGGCGGCCTGACCGACCGCGAGATGAAGGAACAGGTGCTCGACTCGATGGATATCGAGAAAGAGCGCGGCATCACCATCAAGGCCCAGACCGTGCGCCTGAACTACACGGCGAAGGATGGCGAGACCTATGTCCTGAACCTGATGGACACGCCCGGACACGTCGACTTCTCCTACGAGGTCTCCCGCTGCCTCGCTGCCTGTGAAGGCGCGCTGCTCGTGGTCGACGCCTCGCAGGGTGTGGAGGCCCAGACGCTGGCGAACGTCTACCAGGCGATCGACCAGGACCTCGAAATCGTCCCCGTGCTCAACAAGGTGGACCTGCCGGCCGCAGATGTGCAGCGCGTGAAGGACCAGATCGAAGACATTATTGGCCTCGATGCGTCCGACGCGATCGAGACCTCCGCCAAGACCGGGCTCGGCATCACCGATGCGCTGGAGGCGATCGTCACCCGCCTGCCCCCGCCGGAATCCGGCGATCCGGATGCCCCGCTCAAGGCCGCGCTGGTCGACGCCTATTACGACCCCTATCTCGGCGTCGTCGTTATCGTGCGCGTGCATGACGGCGTGCTGAAGGCCAAGCAGAAGATCCGCATGATGCGGACCGGCGGTACCTATGAGATCGACAAGGTCGGTACGTTCAATCCGAAACTGACCGAGGTTGAAGGTCTGGGGCCCGGCGAGGTCGGCTATTTCGTCGCTTCGATCAAGGAAGTCGGCGACACGGCCATCGGTGACACGATCACGGAAGAACGCCGCCCCGCCGAAAAGGCCCTGCCCGGCTATAAGGACGTCCAGCCGGTCGTTTTCTGCGGTCTCTTCCCGATGGATGCCGGCGACTTCGACGATCTGCGCGCCGCCATGGGCAAGCTGCGCCTCAATGATGCGAGCTTCACCTGGGAGATGGAGACATCCGCCGCCCTCGGCATGGGCTTCCGCTGCGGCTTCCTCGGCCTCTTGCACCTCGAGATCATCCAGGAGCGCCTCAGCCGTGAGTTCGACCTCGACCTGATCGCGACGGCCCCGTCCGTGGTTTATCAGATGACCATGACGGACGGCACGGAGATCGAGTTGCACAACCCGGCCGACATGCCGGAAGTGACCAAGATCAAGGAAATCCGTGAGCCGTGGATCAATGCCACGATCTACACACCGGACGAATATCTCGGCGCGATCCTGAAGCTCTGCCAGGACCGGCGCGGCATCCAGACCGAGCTTTCCTATGTGGGTGGCCGGGCCCTCGTGAAATACGAACTGCCGCTGAACGAGGTCGTGTTCGACTTCTACGACCGCCTGAAATCCATCAGCCGCGGCTATGCCAGCTTCGACTATGAGATCATCGGCCACCGCGCCGAAAACCTCGTGAAGCTGCAGATCCTCGTGAATGACGAGCCGGTCGACGCGCTCGCCATGCTGGTGCACCGCGACCGGGCCGAAAGCCGCGGGCGCCAGATGTGTGAACGGTTGAAAGACCTGATTCCGCGCCAGATGTTCAAGATCCCGATCCAGGCGGCCATCGGCGGCAAGGTCATCGCGCGCGAAACCCTCAGCGCCCTGAGAAAAGACGTGACGGCAAAATGCTATGGCGGCGACGCCAGCCGGAAACGCAAGCTGCTCGACAAGCAGGCCGCCGGCAAGAAACGCATGCGCCAGTTCGGCAAAGTGGAAATCCCGCAGGAAGCCTTCGTGGCCGCCCTCAGGATGGACGGGGACTGA
- a CDS encoding protease inhibitor I42 family protein, which translates to MRIAGLSLVMAALMLGGCREEAPDVPLTNEPGVYHVGAGLDGQDVTLSAGQTLRVELETIPTAGYIWQVTGQPGFLELTGEQTRPTNPEVQNQPGFTGGSHYMAFDFAVTGAGTGTLELTEGRPWELEAGEPPEGAFTLNVTVSE; encoded by the coding sequence ATGCGTATTGCAGGTTTGAGCCTTGTCATGGCGGCGCTGATGCTGGGGGGATGCCGGGAGGAGGCGCCTGATGTGCCGCTGACGAATGAGCCGGGCGTCTACCATGTGGGTGCGGGCTTGGACGGGCAGGACGTGACCCTGTCAGCTGGCCAGACGCTTCGCGTGGAGCTGGAGACCATCCCGACAGCAGGTTACATCTGGCAGGTGACGGGGCAGCCCGGTTTCCTGGAGCTGACGGGGGAGCAGACCCGGCCGACCAATCCCGAGGTGCAGAACCAGCCGGGCTTCACCGGCGGCAGTCACTATATGGCGTTCGATTTTGCGGTCACCGGGGCGGGCACCGGCACGCTGGAACTGACCGAAGGGCGGCCCTGGGAGCTGGAAGCGGGAGAGCCGCCGGAGGGTGCTTTCACCCTCAATGTCACCGTGTCGGAATAG
- a CDS encoding aromatic ring-hydroxylating dioxygenase subunit alpha yields the protein MADTQHPAPAKTGITEDGFLTDCWYLGAPSAELKAGKQQRIMVLGEPVVVGRTPAGEPFALRDICPHRLVPLSAGKQLETDGEWALQCPYHGWRFGTDGGCKLMPSLTPDSPYDPSKVKVRRYPVHEANGAVYLYVSHNPRFDGEPVVPPPDFGPLPAKPKFIIHDVFNAHMDDAVVGLMDPAHVPFVHNQWWWRPPSTGLKLKEKPFVPTDRGWAIDRHAPSSNSKLYRWIFGGDVQTEIRFQLPGYRWEIVSNDTARLLTLTCLTPEAPKKTRITQFTWWTGAPLLNLAIPIAKPAGRKFLDQDGTMVNLQNEGMAHQKAMLWIDDIDVQAKWYQRLKREWTDARTEERDFVNPIEPRTLRWMS from the coding sequence ATGGCTGACACACAGCATCCCGCACCGGCCAAGACCGGCATCACCGAAGACGGCTTCCTCACGGATTGCTGGTACTTGGGCGCGCCCTCCGCTGAGCTGAAGGCTGGCAAGCAGCAGCGCATCATGGTTCTGGGCGAGCCGGTCGTCGTGGGCCGCACCCCGGCGGGCGAGCCGTTTGCCCTGCGCGATATCTGCCCGCACCGCCTCGTGCCGCTCTCGGCTGGCAAGCAGTTGGAGACGGATGGCGAGTGGGCGCTGCAATGCCCGTATCATGGCTGGCGCTTTGGCACCGATGGCGGCTGCAAGCTGATGCCGAGCCTGACGCCGGATTCGCCCTATGATCCCTCCAAGGTGAAGGTGCGCCGCTATCCGGTGCATGAGGCGAACGGCGCGGTCTATCTTTACGTCTCGCACAATCCGCGTTTCGACGGTGAGCCGGTCGTGCCGCCGCCGGATTTCGGACCGCTTCCGGCAAAGCCCAAATTCATCATCCATGACGTGTTCAATGCGCATATGGACGATGCCGTTGTCGGCCTGATGGACCCGGCGCATGTGCCCTTCGTGCATAATCAGTGGTGGTGGCGTCCGCCCTCGACGGGCCTGAAGCTGAAAGAGAAGCCCTTCGTGCCGACGGATCGCGGCTGGGCCATTGACCGGCATGCGCCTTCGTCCAACTCGAAGCTCTACCGATGGATCTTCGGCGGCGACGTGCAGACCGAGATCCGCTTCCAGCTTCCGGGCTATCGCTGGGAAATCGTCTCCAACGACACCGCCCGCCTGCTGACGCTCACTTGCCTCACGCCGGAGGCCCCGAAGAAGACGCGCATCACCCAGTTCACCTGGTGGACCGGCGCGCCGCTGCTGAACCTCGCCATCCCGATTGCGAAACCGGCGGGCCGCAAATTCCTCGATCAGGACGGCACGATGGTGAACCTGCAGAACGAGGGCATGGCCCACCAGAAGGCAATGCTGTGGATCGACGATATCGACGTGCAGGCCAAATGGTACCAGCGCCTGAAACGCGAATGGACCGACGCCCGCACCGAAGAGCGCGACTTCGTCAATCCGATCGAGCCACGTACGCTCCGCTGGATGAGCTGA
- a CDS encoding SDR family oxidoreductase: protein MKILVLGGYGLIGLSITKALLAAGHEVTGLGRSVRKGEAAAPDATWIGRDLSHMTEAEDWTHVLTGIDVVVNAAGVLQDGMNDRVMAVQRDAVRAMAAACNPAGVRQIVQISAPGVSESSDTVFYRSKAEGDAAVKASGVNWVIFRPGLVLSPQAYGGTALLRQLAAVPLLQPVMLADADIRTVHVDDVAASVVRAVAEALTGVDADLLTSEPTRLEDLILSIRSWLGFASPKAVIRAPYFLGAFTARLGDLAGWLGWRPALRTTSLKVLGKGVTGNADQWPVRRLSETLQALPSTVQERTYARTALLYPFLLLILSAFWIVSGIIGWAQQVPAMAVFGPDVPEGAAKAFVLGGAVADIAIGAALLIRPLTRPAALAAVLVSLAYLAGSAVLAPHLWADPLGPMVKVFPAIALSLTVWTLTEAR, encoded by the coding sequence TTGAAAATCCTCGTCCTTGGCGGATATGGCCTGATCGGCCTCTCGATCACGAAGGCTTTGCTTGCCGCCGGGCATGAGGTGACCGGGCTTGGCCGGTCGGTTCGCAAGGGCGAAGCCGCGGCGCCGGATGCGACCTGGATCGGGCGGGACTTATCCCACATGACAGAGGCAGAAGACTGGACCCATGTCCTGACCGGCATCGACGTGGTCGTGAATGCGGCGGGCGTGTTGCAGGATGGCATGAATGACCGTGTGATGGCTGTTCAGCGCGATGCCGTGCGGGCGATGGCCGCCGCGTGCAATCCTGCGGGCGTCCGGCAGATCGTCCAGATTTCCGCGCCCGGCGTTTCGGAAAGTTCGGACACGGTGTTTTACCGGTCCAAGGCCGAAGGCGATGCCGCCGTGAAGGCAAGCGGTGTGAACTGGGTCATCTTCCGCCCCGGCCTCGTCCTCTCGCCGCAGGCCTATGGCGGCACCGCGCTGCTGCGCCAGCTGGCCGCTGTGCCGCTGCTCCAGCCTGTGATGCTGGCAGACGCAGACATCCGCACCGTGCATGTGGACGATGTGGCCGCCTCGGTTGTGCGAGCGGTAGCGGAGGCGCTGACCGGCGTTGACGCAGACCTCCTGACGTCTGAGCCCACACGTCTTGAAGACCTGATCCTTTCCATCCGGTCCTGGCTTGGCTTTGCCTCGCCGAAAGCGGTGATCCGTGCACCGTATTTTCTGGGCGCTTTCACAGCGCGGCTGGGGGACCTTGCCGGCTGGCTCGGCTGGCGCCCGGCTTTGCGGACAACGTCCCTGAAAGTTCTGGGGAAGGGCGTGACCGGCAACGCAGACCAATGGCCGGTGCGCAGACTCAGTGAAACCCTGCAGGCCTTGCCCTCCACCGTGCAGGAACGAACCTACGCCCGTACGGCGCTGCTTTATCCTTTTCTCCTGCTGATCCTGTCGGCCTTCTGGATCGTCTCCGGGATCATCGGCTGGGCCCAACAGGTCCCGGCCATGGCGGTCTTCGGCCCGGATGTTCCAGAAGGAGCAGCGAAAGCATTTGTCCTCGGCGGCGCCGTGGCGGATATCGCGATCGGTGCGGCGCTCCTCATCCGCCCGCTGACCCGTCCGGCCGCGCTCGCCGCTGTGCTCGTCAGCCTGGCCTATCTTGCAGGCAGCGCCGTTCTGGCGCCGCATCTCTGGGCTGATCCGCTGGGGCCGATGGTCAAGGTCTTCCCGGCGATTGCCTTGTCGCTGACGGTCTGGACCCTGACGGAGGCGCGCTGA
- a CDS encoding DUF2269 domain-containing protein: MEWMHFLRWAHIIGATVLLGTGAGIAFFMVMAHRTRDARLIAHTASIVVIADWLFTATAVVAQPVTGTLLAMEMGWPLSQGWIVASLALYVFTGAFWLPVVWIQHKLRDLAREAAQAALPLPEQYFRLYRIWFACGFPAFFAVLAILWLMVTRPVF, from the coding sequence ATGGAGTGGATGCACTTCCTGCGCTGGGCGCACATCATCGGGGCCACGGTCCTGCTCGGCACCGGCGCGGGCATCGCCTTCTTCATGGTCATGGCCCACCGCACGCGCGATGCCCGGCTGATCGCGCACACAGCATCCATCGTGGTGATCGCAGACTGGCTGTTCACCGCCACGGCCGTGGTGGCCCAGCCGGTCACGGGAACGCTGCTTGCCATGGAAATGGGATGGCCGCTCTCACAAGGCTGGATCGTTGCGTCGCTGGCGCTCTACGTCTTTACCGGTGCCTTCTGGCTGCCGGTCGTCTGGATCCAGCACAAGCTGCGCGATCTGGCGCGAGAGGCAGCGCAGGCGGCGTTGCCTTTGCCGGAGCAATATTTCCGCCTCTACCGGATCTGGTTTGCCTGCGGCTTTCCGGCGTTCTTCGCCGTGCTGGCAATTCTCTGGCTGATGGTGACCCGCCCGGTCTTCTGA
- a CDS encoding helix-turn-helix transcriptional regulator: MNVENLPDLNPPQDLGDILDPSRPVLSLAVEKDGAHRVAAHQHDRGHIVCPRSGAYWIVTPEGTWLVPAGFALWIPPCVHHEIYSHGSVSARVLFIDPACSDQLTPNGGVVKVTPFLEALFDRVMTYGNEYEAGSPGARLAQVALDEFAQLEFASLFLPVAKEPRLARVMRLLIEAPGLDTGIAELAKEAGASERTLARLFRKETGMTFTQWKTNLTLLQSMERLEKGEAVADVAHDLGYSSPSSFVYMFRRRLGVPPGTFRNRSQ; encoded by the coding sequence ATGAATGTCGAAAACCTGCCAGATTTGAACCCGCCACAGGATCTTGGGGATATTCTCGATCCCTCACGTCCTGTTCTGTCTCTTGCCGTCGAAAAGGACGGGGCGCACAGGGTTGCGGCTCACCAGCATGACCGGGGGCACATCGTCTGCCCCAGGAGCGGCGCGTACTGGATCGTCACGCCGGAGGGCACCTGGTTGGTCCCGGCAGGGTTTGCTTTATGGATTCCGCCTTGTGTGCACCATGAAATCTATTCCCACGGGTCTGTGTCGGCCCGCGTGCTGTTCATTGATCCGGCCTGCAGCGATCAGCTGACGCCCAATGGGGGCGTTGTGAAGGTGACGCCCTTCCTCGAGGCATTGTTCGATCGCGTGATGACCTATGGCAATGAGTATGAGGCGGGCAGTCCGGGCGCCCGGCTGGCGCAGGTCGCGCTGGACGAGTTTGCGCAATTGGAGTTCGCGTCGCTGTTCCTGCCCGTCGCGAAGGAGCCGCGTCTCGCGCGGGTGATGCGGTTGCTGATCGAGGCCCCGGGGCTCGACACAGGTATCGCGGAGCTGGCGAAGGAAGCCGGGGCAAGCGAGCGGACACTGGCGCGCCTTTTCCGGAAAGAGACCGGCATGACCTTCACGCAATGGAAGACCAACCTCACCCTTCTGCAATCCATGGAACGGCTGGAGAAGGGGGAGGCGGTTGCGGATGTGGCGCACGATCTTGGCTATTCCAGCCCGTCGAGCTTCGTCTACATGTTCCGGCGGCGCCTGGGCGTTCCGCCCGGCACCTTCCGCAACCGCTCTCAATAG
- the ruvC gene encoding crossover junction endodeoxyribonuclease RuvC, which produces MSTTIRIIGIDPGLRHTGWGVIELAGMRLTHIAHGVISVDPKLDMAERLGGIFEAVGELARYHQPTAAGVEETLVNANPRSALKLGQARGAAMAALAMGGVPVAEFAPRKIKLAVVGTGTADKDQVMFMVKRLLPKAADLKSDSADALACAICAAHHLPTDMKRGAA; this is translated from the coding sequence ATGAGCACCACGATTCGAATTATCGGTATCGACCCGGGCCTGCGCCATACCGGCTGGGGCGTGATCGAGCTGGCCGGCATGCGGCTGACGCATATTGCCCATGGCGTGATCTCGGTCGATCCGAAGCTGGACATGGCCGAGCGTCTCGGCGGCATTTTCGAGGCCGTGGGGGAACTTGCCCGCTATCACCAGCCGACGGCAGCAGGTGTGGAAGAGACGCTGGTCAACGCCAACCCGCGCTCGGCGCTGAAGCTCGGCCAGGCACGCGGCGCGGCGATGGCGGCGCTTGCGATGGGCGGCGTGCCGGTGGCGGAGTTTGCCCCGCGCAAGATCAAGCTCGCCGTGGTCGGCACGGGCACGGCGGACAAGGACCAGGTCATGTTCATGGTCAAACGCCTGCTGCCCAAGGCGGCGGACCTGAAGTCTGACTCTGCCGACGCGCTGGCCTGTGCCATCTGCGCCGCGCACCATCTGCCAACGGACATGAAGCGGGGCGCGGCATGA
- the ruvA gene encoding Holliday junction branch migration protein RuvA — MIIGRLVGEVAGLGTDHLLVDVNGVGYVCMAGTRLLSRTHAGEKITVHVETRVTENSITLFGFGTDEERAWFVRLQDVHGVAGKAAMAILDAISPADLMDAIALGDAKVLERAKGVGKKLAERIVHDLSGKPPPMGRFGKFEAASAAGMASAPVAAATGARGEAISALVNLGYSQSDAARAVAAIAKESGDDVGALVKAALKELAK, encoded by the coding sequence ATGATCATCGGACGTCTTGTCGGCGAGGTCGCAGGCCTCGGCACGGATCACCTGCTCGTGGACGTCAACGGCGTTGGCTATGTCTGCATGGCGGGCACGCGCCTCCTGTCGCGCACGCATGCGGGGGAGAAGATCACGGTCCATGTCGAGACGCGGGTGACGGAGAATTCCATCACGCTGTTCGGCTTCGGCACGGATGAGGAGCGCGCCTGGTTCGTGCGCCTGCAGGATGTGCATGGCGTGGCCGGCAAGGCCGCGATGGCGATCCTCGATGCGATCAGCCCGGCAGACCTGATGGACGCGATTGCGCTCGGCGATGCCAAAGTGCTGGAGCGCGCGAAGGGCGTCGGCAAGAAACTGGCCGAGCGGATCGTGCACGATCTTTCGGGCAAGCCGCCGCCGATGGGCCGGTTCGGAAAGTTCGAAGCCGCGAGCGCCGCCGGCATGGCGAGCGCGCCTGTGGCCGCCGCAACCGGCGCCCGGGGCGAGGCGATCTCTGCGCTGGTCAATCTCGGCTACTCCCAGTCCGATGCGGCACGTGCCGTGGCAGCCATCGCGAAGGAGTCCGGTGACGATGTCGGCGCCCTCGTGAAGGCGGCCCTGAAGGAACTCGCGAAATGA